In Paracoccus aminophilus JCM 7686, a single window of DNA contains:
- a CDS encoding UPF0262 family protein, translating into MTATDLASRLARIDIDDGGLPPPTPEMEQERRVAVFDLLEDNSFRLPGRDGHEVPIGPYALLLATREGRLVFDIATDPGVKIAEFHLSLGPFRQTVKDYFQICASYYDAVKKLPPAQIEAIDMARRGIHNEGARTLQDRLDGKAVIDIDTARRLFTLICALVPGK; encoded by the coding sequence ATGACCGCGACGGATTTGGCGTCGAGACTAGCGCGGATTGATATCGACGACGGCGGCCTGCCGCCGCCCACGCCCGAGATGGAGCAAGAGCGCCGCGTCGCGGTGTTCGATCTCTTGGAGGACAACAGTTTCCGGCTGCCCGGCCGGGATGGGCATGAGGTGCCGATCGGGCCCTATGCGCTGCTTTTGGCCACGCGTGAGGGGCGTCTGGTCTTCGACATTGCCACCGATCCGGGCGTGAAGATTGCGGAATTCCATTTGTCGCTCGGCCCGTTCCGTCAGACGGTAAAGGATTACTTCCAGATCTGTGCGAGCTATTACGACGCGGTCAAAAAGCTGCCGCCGGCGCAGATCGAGGCGATTGATATGGCGCGACGGGGCATTCACAACGAAGGGGCGCGCACATTGCAGGACCGTCTTGACGGCAAGGCGGTGATCGATATCGACACCGCGCGGCGCCTGTTCACCCTGATCTGCGCGCTGGTCCCGGGCAAGTAA
- the zwf gene encoding glucose-6-phosphate dehydrogenase, which translates to MVSRIIPVEDFDLVIFGATGDLARRKILPGLYRRFVAGQIQDSARIIGAARTDQNDAAFREEASAAIREFAPSAVDEAALASFLKLLSYVTIDARGTAGWDRLKSEMRPGVTAAFYFSVAPALFGDIAERLASNGITHDDSRIVVEKPFGRDLASAKALNKMLARYFHEGQIYRIDHYLGKETVQNLMAVRFANILFEPLWNAQYVDHVQITVAETVGVGGRGEYYDHSGAIRDMVQNHMMQLLCLIAMEPPYHFDPDAVRDEKLKVIRALDPLKPGDIVRGQYLAGPDGPGYLDDVENAESRTESFVALKLTIANWRWTGTPFYLRTGKRLRARTSEIVVTFKEPPHSIFDEAEAPKANQLVIKLQPNEGMHLTVMIKEPGPGGMRLVQVPLDMSFADALGQEGSDMPDAYERLIMDVIRGNQTLFMRGDEVEAAWAWTDPIISDWEAAPTRPEPYDAGSSGPEEALRLLHRDDRRWREIRA; encoded by the coding sequence ATGGTTTCGCGGATCATCCCTGTCGAGGATTTTGACCTCGTCATCTTCGGCGCGACCGGAGATCTTGCGCGTCGCAAGATTTTGCCCGGCCTCTACCGGCGTTTCGTTGCCGGTCAGATCCAGGACAGTGCCCGAATCATCGGGGCCGCGCGCACCGATCAAAACGATGCCGCCTTTCGCGAAGAGGCCAGCGCCGCGATCCGCGAATTCGCACCGTCGGCGGTCGATGAAGCCGCGCTCGCGTCCTTCCTGAAGCTTCTGTCCTATGTCACCATCGATGCCCGCGGCACGGCGGGTTGGGACCGGCTCAAATCCGAGATGCGTCCGGGCGTGACGGCAGCTTTCTATTTCTCGGTGGCGCCCGCGCTCTTTGGCGATATTGCCGAACGACTGGCGAGCAATGGCATCACCCATGACGACAGCCGGATTGTCGTCGAAAAGCCCTTCGGCCGCGATCTCGCCAGCGCCAAGGCGCTGAACAAGATGCTCGCGCGCTATTTCCACGAGGGGCAGATCTACCGGATCGACCATTATCTCGGCAAGGAAACCGTCCAGAACCTGATGGCGGTGCGGTTCGCCAATATCCTGTTCGAGCCGCTCTGGAATGCGCAATATGTCGACCATGTCCAGATCACGGTCGCCGAAACCGTCGGCGTCGGCGGGCGCGGCGAATATTACGATCACTCCGGCGCGATCCGCGACATGGTCCAGAACCATATGATGCAGCTTCTGTGCCTGATCGCGATGGAGCCGCCCTATCATTTCGACCCCGATGCAGTGCGCGATGAGAAACTCAAGGTGATCCGCGCGCTCGATCCCCTGAAGCCCGGAGACATTGTACGCGGGCAGTATCTCGCCGGACCGGACGGGCCGGGGTATTTGGATGATGTAGAAAACGCAGAGTCGCGGACCGAAAGCTTCGTGGCGCTGAAGCTCACGATCGCCAATTGGCGCTGGACCGGCACGCCTTTCTATCTGCGCACCGGCAAGCGTCTGCGCGCGCGCACGAGCGAGATTGTCGTGACCTTCAAAGAGCCGCCGCATTCGATCTTTGACGAGGCCGAGGCACCCAAGGCCAATCAACTCGTCATCAAATTGCAGCCCAATGAGGGCATGCATCTGACCGTGATGATCAAGGAGCCGGGGCCGGGCGGGATGCGGCTGGTGCAGGTGCCTTTGGACATGAGCTTTGCCGATGCGCTCGGGCAGGAGGGCAGCGATATGCCCGATGCCTATGAGCGGCTGATCATGGATGTGATCCGGGGCAATCAGACGCTCTTCATGCGGGGCGATGAGGTCGAAGCGGCCTGGGCCTGGACCGATCCGATCATCTCGGACTGGGAGGCGGCGCCGACCCGGCCCGAGCCCTATGATGCCGGTTCGAGCGGTCCGGAAGAGGCCTTGCGGCTCTTGCACCGCGACGACCGCCGCTGGCGGGAGATCCGCGCATGA
- a CDS encoding methyl-accepting chemotaxis protein, translating into MSSTTHPFPDQALFAVEKVQAVLAYDLDGRIVDVNQRYLDICGYRREELVGQPLMMLNENQDSDRLAPEDFMSALCRGAAQKTEAKHVGRGGESYWVFETHVPVMNEAGQLEKVVILALDQTKSNHRAQEHDALQRAVDRSQAVIEFKPNGEIITANDNFLKTFGYTLGEIKGRHHSIFCDPAFSNSIEYRQFWTDLENGYFQAGEFHRMAKGGRDVWVVASYNPVVDKCGNVLRVVKYAADVTARKRALLDKAESRQAAVSRSQAVIEFKPTGEIITANENFLTALGYTLPEIQGRHHSMFCDPSYTQTAEYRQFWMELEGGRYQTGEYRRVAKGGRDVWIVASYNPVLDEQGNVSSVIKYATDVTPRKRAVNELIVGLDKLAHGDLTPRISDAISSEFESVRESFNLTLDSFTEMVEEIRNQAEAMNTEAGQIARGAGDLARRGESQAASLEETASAVEQISGNIAMTSSAANDADAAARDAQQVVLKGAEVVSQAIAAIERIDEHTKQMGEFTRVIEGFAFQTNLLSINAAVEAARAGEVGRGFAVVANEVRNLAQQSAKASQSIADLINKSETEVKAGVKLVRDAGSSLNQIREAVAGMVENIAGIAHATSEQATGVREVSQALSQLDSVNQANLSMSEQYAAAAASLSSQVEDLGAMMDRFDTGAEAPAPTTRRFSQKIA; encoded by the coding sequence ATGTCGTCTACCACCCATCCCTTCCCAGACCAGGCCTTGTTTGCGGTTGAAAAGGTCCAGGCGGTTCTCGCCTATGATCTTGACGGCCGCATTGTTGATGTGAACCAGCGTTATCTCGATATTTGCGGCTACCGCCGGGAAGAGTTGGTTGGCCAGCCGCTGATGATGCTGAATGAAAATCAGGATTCAGATCGTCTCGCCCCCGAAGATTTCATGTCGGCGCTCTGTCGCGGTGCCGCGCAAAAGACCGAAGCGAAACATGTCGGTCGCGGGGGTGAAAGCTATTGGGTCTTTGAAACTCATGTTCCCGTCATGAATGAGGCAGGGCAGCTCGAAAAAGTTGTCATTCTCGCGCTCGATCAGACCAAGTCGAACCATCGTGCGCAAGAACATGACGCGCTCCAGCGAGCCGTCGATCGCTCGCAGGCGGTGATCGAGTTCAAGCCGAATGGTGAAATCATCACCGCGAATGACAACTTTCTGAAGACCTTTGGCTATACGCTTGGGGAAATCAAAGGCCGCCATCACAGCATTTTCTGCGATCCGGCCTTTTCCAATAGCATCGAATACCGCCAATTCTGGACCGATCTCGAAAACGGCTATTTTCAGGCCGGCGAGTTTCACCGGATGGCCAAAGGCGGGCGCGATGTCTGGGTTGTGGCCAGCTACAATCCCGTTGTCGACAAATGCGGCAATGTCTTGCGCGTCGTCAAATATGCGGCGGATGTGACGGCTCGCAAACGCGCGCTGCTCGACAAGGCGGAGTCGCGTCAGGCAGCAGTCTCGCGCTCGCAGGCCGTGATCGAATTCAAGCCGACCGGCGAGATCATCACCGCCAACGAGAACTTCCTGACCGCGCTTGGCTATACCCTGCCCGAGATTCAGGGCCGCCATCACAGCATGTTCTGCGATCCGAGCTACACCCAGACCGCTGAATATCGCCAGTTCTGGATGGAGCTTGAAGGCGGCCGCTATCAGACCGGCGAATATCGCCGGGTTGCGAAGGGTGGGCGCGATGTCTGGATCGTTGCAAGCTACAACCCGGTGCTCGATGAGCAAGGCAACGTGTCGAGCGTGATCAAATATGCCACCGATGTGACGCCGCGCAAACGTGCGGTAAACGAGCTGATTGTCGGTCTCGATAAACTTGCTCATGGCGATCTGACGCCGCGGATCAGCGATGCGATCAGCTCCGAGTTCGAATCGGTGCGTGAAAGCTTCAACCTGACGCTCGATTCCTTCACCGAGATGGTCGAAGAAATCCGTAATCAGGCCGAGGCGATGAACACCGAAGCCGGTCAGATCGCCCGAGGCGCCGGGGATCTCGCACGGCGCGGCGAAAGCCAGGCGGCGTCACTCGAGGAAACCGCCTCTGCGGTCGAGCAGATTTCCGGCAACATCGCGATGACGAGCTCGGCCGCCAATGATGCGGATGCCGCGGCCCGTGACGCCCAGCAAGTCGTGCTCAAGGGTGCCGAAGTGGTCTCTCAGGCGATTGCCGCGATCGAGCGGATTGATGAGCACACCAAACAGATGGGCGAATTCACCCGCGTCATCGAAGGCTTTGCCTTCCAGACCAACCTTTTGTCGATCAATGCCGCCGTCGAAGCCGCGCGTGCGGGTGAGGTAGGGCGTGGATTTGCTGTTGTCGCAAACGAGGTGCGCAACCTCGCCCAGCAATCGGCGAAAGCCTCGCAAAGCATTGCCGATCTGATCAACAAAAGCGAAACCGAGGTGAAGGCCGGGGTCAAGCTGGTGCGCGACGCGGGCAGCTCGCTCAATCAGATCCGCGAGGCGGTGGCGGGCATGGTCGAGAATATCGCCGGGATCGCACATGCCACCTCGGAGCAGGCAACCGGCGTGCGCGAGGTCTCGCAGGCGCTGTCGCAGCTTGATAGCGTGAACCAGGCCAACCTCTCGATGTCAGAGCAATATGCCGCTGCAGCCGCCTCGCTATCGTCGCAGGTCGAGGATCTTGGCGCGATGATGGATCGCTTTGACACCGGTGCGGAGGCTCCGGCCCCGACGACGCGTCGGTTTTCTCAGAAAATTGCCTGA
- the pgi gene encoding glucose-6-phosphate isomerase, translated as MSHPSDIWAKLEAHRQAQGDLRIEALLDETRARDYTTSADGLSFDWSKTTIDAEARALLLALAAPVAARRAAMFAGERINETEDRAVLHTALRDLDQSLILDGQDVMAEVRKTHDRMARFAEQLRDGRFRGQGGKITDVVNIGIGGSDLGPAMAVRALAPYHDGPRVHFVSNVDGADIADTLAVLDPETTLVIVASKTFTTIETMTNAETARRWMAHKVATPADQFAALSSAEGKTSEWGIDATRVFGFEDWVGGRYSVWGPIGLSLMIAIGPANFDAFLAGGAAMDRHFREAAPEDNLPVLLALTGIWHHQICGYATRAVLPYDNRLARLPAYLQQLEMESNGKGVAMDGTSLTRPSGPVVWGEPGTNGQHAFYQLIHQGTAIVPCEFILAARGHEADLAHHHRLLVANCLAQSEALMRGRDLDTARALMRAKGYEGAALDRQARHRVFPGNRPSTTLLIPELTPFTLGQIVALYEHRVFTEGVILGINSFDQWGVELGKELALKVEPLLEGQDMPGHDASTRHLAELVRDLRN; from the coding sequence ATGAGCCATCCTTCTGATATCTGGGCGAAACTTGAAGCCCACCGCCAAGCGCAAGGCGATCTGCGGATCGAGGCGCTGCTCGATGAGACGCGCGCTCGCGACTATACGACTTCTGCCGATGGGCTAAGCTTCGATTGGTCGAAAACCACCATCGACGCCGAGGCGCGTGCGCTTTTGCTGGCCCTTGCCGCGCCGGTGGCTGCTCGCCGGGCCGCGATGTTTGCGGGTGAGCGCATCAATGAGACCGAGGACCGTGCGGTCCTGCATACGGCTTTGCGCGATCTCGACCAAAGCCTGATCCTCGACGGGCAGGATGTCATGGCGGAGGTCCGCAAGACCCATGACCGCATGGCGCGCTTTGCCGAACAGCTGCGCGATGGCCGTTTCCGCGGGCAGGGCGGCAAGATTACCGATGTGGTCAATATCGGCATCGGCGGCTCGGATCTTGGTCCGGCGATGGCGGTGCGCGCGCTCGCACCTTATCACGACGGGCCGCGCGTGCATTTCGTCTCGAATGTCGATGGTGCGGATATTGCCGATACTTTGGCGGTGCTCGATCCCGAAACGACTTTGGTGATCGTCGCCTCGAAAACCTTCACCACGATCGAGACGATGACCAATGCCGAGACGGCACGCCGGTGGATGGCGCACAAGGTCGCGACCCCCGCCGATCAATTCGCGGCGCTCTCTTCGGCCGAGGGCAAGACCTCGGAATGGGGCATTGATGCGACCCGGGTCTTTGGCTTCGAGGATTGGGTCGGCGGGCGCTATTCCGTCTGGGGCCCGATCGGTCTCTCGCTGATGATCGCCATCGGCCCGGCGAATTTCGACGCGTTTCTCGCCGGTGGCGCCGCGATGGACCGCCATTTCCGCGAGGCCGCGCCCGAGGACAACCTGCCGGTGCTGCTGGCGCTGACCGGGATCTGGCACCACCAGATCTGCGGCTATGCCACCCGCGCCGTGCTGCCCTATGACAACCGCCTCGCGCGCCTTCCGGCCTATCTCCAGCAGCTCGAGATGGAATCGAATGGCAAGGGCGTGGCGATGGACGGCACCTCGCTGACGCGCCCCTCTGGCCCGGTGGTCTGGGGCGAGCCGGGCACCAATGGCCAACATGCCTTCTACCAGCTTATCCATCAGGGCACGGCCATTGTGCCCTGCGAATTCATCCTCGCCGCCCGTGGCCATGAAGCCGATCTCGCCCACCACCACCGCCTTCTCGTCGCGAATTGCCTCGCCCAATCCGAGGCGCTGATGCGCGGCCGCGATCTCGACACCGCGCGGGCGCTGATGCGTGCCAAAGGCTATGAGGGTGCCGCGCTCGACCGTCAGGCCCGCCACCGCGTCTTCCCGGGCAACCGCCCCTCGACGACGCTCTTGATCCCCGAGCTCACCCCCTTCACGCTCGGCCAGATCGTCGCGCTTTACGAACACCGTGTCTTCACCGAGGGCGTCATTCTCGGCATCAACAGCTTCGATCAATGGGGGGTTGAGCTCGGCAAAGAGCTCGCGCTCAAGGTCGAGCCGCTGCTCGAAGGTCAGGACATGCCGGGCCATGACGCCTCGACCCGCCATCTCGCGGAGCTGGTGCGCGACTTGCGCAACTGA
- the pgl gene encoding 6-phosphogluconolactonase yields the protein MSLNIVEYPDRELLYLSLANSMAGQLAQYLRVNERASLCVPGGTSPAPVFNTLSGTDLDWERVTVFLNDERWVDGEHNRSNSRLLRRHLLRDRAEAAEYIDLYTGDADAAAAAPLLAPRIEGQLPITVLLLGMGNDMHTASLFPGLSDTVMAFAPDAPAVMPVGGLEEPRITLSARALKSAIHTHLLITGPEKREALERAEKLDPLEAPIRAFLGEATVHWAE from the coding sequence ATGAGCCTCAATATCGTCGAATATCCCGACCGTGAGCTGCTCTATCTTTCGCTCGCGAACAGCATGGCGGGCCAGCTTGCCCAGTATTTGCGGGTGAATGAGCGCGCCTCGCTTTGCGTGCCGGGCGGGACCTCTCCGGCGCCGGTGTTCAATACGCTATCGGGCACCGATCTCGACTGGGAGCGGGTGACGGTTTTTCTCAACGACGAGCGTTGGGTCGATGGGGAGCATAACCGCTCGAACAGCCGCCTGTTGCGCCGCCATCTCTTGCGCGACCGGGCCGAGGCCGCGGAATATATCGACCTCTATACCGGCGATGCCGATGCCGCCGCCGCCGCGCCTTTGCTTGCGCCGCGGATCGAGGGGCAATTGCCGATCACCGTCCTGCTGCTCGGCATGGGCAATGACATGCATACGGCGAGCCTCTTTCCCGGCCTGTCCGACACGGTCATGGCTTTCGCCCCCGATGCACCGGCGGTCATGCCGGTCGGCGGGCTTGAGGAGCCGCGCATCACCCTGTCCGCGCGGGCGCTGAAATCCGCGATCCACACCCATCTTCTGATCACCGGACCCGAAAAGCGCGAGGCCCTGGAGCGGGCGGAAAAGCTCGATCCGCTGGAGGCACCGATCCGGGCTTTCCTGGGCGAAGCCACCGTCCATTGGGCCGAATGA
- a CDS encoding arsenate-mycothiol transferase ArsC, translating into MTQQIPHSVLFCCDHNAIRSPMAEGMMKRFYGRSAYVQSAGVKNDTEIDGFAIAVCQELGIELAQHRSRSFEEMQAWGDDLGGFDLVVALSPASQRQALELTRVFHLDVEYWPIMDPTGLAEGREAKLQAYRQTRDQIRDRMIARFGPPRDD; encoded by the coding sequence GTGACGCAGCAGATACCACATTCGGTGCTCTTCTGCTGCGATCACAATGCGATTCGCTCGCCGATGGCCGAGGGGATGATGAAGAGGTTTTACGGCCGCTCTGCCTATGTGCAGTCTGCGGGTGTGAAAAATGATACGGAAATTGACGGTTTTGCGATTGCCGTCTGCCAAGAGCTCGGGATCGAGCTGGCACAACATCGCTCGCGGTCGTTCGAGGAAATGCAGGCCTGGGGCGATGATCTTGGCGGTTTCGATCTGGTCGTGGCGCTGTCTCCGGCAAGCCAAAGGCAAGCGCTTGAACTGACACGGGTTTTTCACCTCGATGTTGAGTATTGGCCAATTATGGACCCGACCGGCCTTGCCGAAGGGCGCGAGGCGAAATTGCAGGCCTATCGCCAAACCCGCGATCAGATCCGCGACAGGATGATTGCCCGCTTTGGCCCGCCCCGCGACGACTAG
- a CDS encoding RSP_2648 family PIN domain-containing protein → MKALLDACVLFPTILREILTDVAQAGLYTPLWSERILSEWLHAAGRLGEVQAVIAGGEAALMRARFPGAMIAPGDEATLGVSLPDAGDLHVLRTAVDGEADLIVTFNLRDFPRRTLGLYGISALHPDEFLTTLAKSQGAVVEAAVEAARARAIAAGGDLTRRAMLARSGLPRLNKFLTQNSAKIDETVVSGRRG, encoded by the coding sequence ATGAAGGCCCTGCTCGATGCCTGCGTGCTCTTCCCGACCATCTTGCGGGAAATCCTGACGGATGTCGCGCAGGCCGGGCTTTACACTCCGCTCTGGTCCGAGCGGATCTTGAGCGAATGGCTCCATGCCGCTGGACGGTTGGGCGAGGTGCAAGCGGTGATCGCGGGCGGAGAGGCGGCGCTGATGCGCGCGCGCTTTCCGGGCGCGATGATCGCGCCGGGCGATGAGGCCACGCTTGGCGTGAGCCTGCCCGACGCCGGAGATCTCCATGTCCTGCGCACGGCGGTTGATGGCGAGGCCGATCTGATCGTGACCTTCAACCTGCGCGATTTCCCGCGCCGGACCCTCGGTCTTTACGGGATTTCGGCGCTGCATCCTGATGAATTTCTGACGACGCTCGCCAAAAGCCAAGGCGCGGTGGTTGAGGCTGCAGTCGAGGCCGCCCGTGCCCGCGCGATTGCAGCGGGCGGAGATCTGACGCGCCGCGCGATGCTTGCGCGCTCGGGTCTGCCGCGCTTGAATAAATTCCTGACGCAAAACTCTGCCAAGATCGACGAAACGGTGGTAAGTGGACGGCGGGGTTGA
- the edd gene encoding phosphogluconate dehydratase has product MPLDSTIDRVTERIRERSLTTRAAYLAKIARAAEDGPRRAHLSCGNQAHAYAAMEDKLDLAQSRKPNLGIVTAYNDMLSAHQPYEHYPALIRRAAHEAGATAQVAGGVPAMCDGVTQGRAGMELSLFSRDVIALAAGVALSHDTFDAALYLGICDKIVPGLIIAAATFGHLPSVFLPSGPMPSGLPNDEKSKVRQQFATGEIGRDALMAAEMASYHAPGTCTFYGTANTNQMLMEFMGLHLPGSSFVPPNTPLREALTVTAVARAAALTRLGNNYLPVGEVLDEKAFVNGLVGLMATGGSTNLVIHLPAMARAAGIHLTLEDFHDISEAVPLMARVYPNGLADVNHFHAAGGLGFMIASLLDAGLLHEDVQTVAGSGLHHYTQEPRLSGDTLSWAEGAPDSLNDKILRPARTPFAPIGGVKLLQGNLGRGVIKVSAVAADRHVIEAPARVFSRQDEVKAAFKNGEFTSDCIVVVRGQGPRANGMPELHALTPVLAVLQDRGLRVALVTDGRMSGASGKVPAAIHMSPEAADGGPLARLRDGDLLRLDANSGTISCLEPDFDTRPVTLIETEDSAEGMGRELFKAFRAHVGPATDGASIVV; this is encoded by the coding sequence ATGCCCTTGGATTCCACCATTGACCGCGTCACGGAGCGGATCCGCGAAAGATCGCTCACCACACGCGCCGCCTATCTGGCCAAGATCGCCCGCGCCGCCGAGGACGGTCCGCGTCGTGCCCATCTGTCCTGCGGCAATCAGGCCCATGCCTATGCCGCGATGGAGGACAAGCTTGATCTGGCGCAGTCACGCAAGCCGAACCTGGGCATTGTCACCGCCTATAATGACATGCTTTCGGCGCATCAGCCCTATGAGCACTACCCCGCGCTGATCCGCCGCGCCGCCCATGAGGCCGGGGCAACGGCGCAGGTTGCGGGCGGGGTTCCGGCGATGTGCGACGGGGTTACCCAGGGCCGCGCCGGGATGGAGCTTTCGCTTTTCTCGCGCGATGTCATTGCCTTGGCGGCGGGGGTCGCGCTTTCGCATGATACGTTTGACGCGGCGCTCTACCTTGGGATCTGCGACAAGATCGTGCCAGGGCTGATCATTGCCGCCGCGACTTTCGGGCATCTCCCCTCGGTCTTTCTGCCGTCGGGGCCGATGCCCTCGGGGCTGCCCAATGACGAAAAGTCGAAGGTTCGTCAGCAGTTCGCCACCGGCGAGATCGGGCGCGATGCGCTGATGGCCGCAGAAATGGCGAGCTATCATGCCCCGGGCACCTGCACCTTCTATGGCACGGCGAACACCAATCAGATGCTGATGGAGTTCATGGGCCTGCATCTGCCCGGCTCCAGCTTCGTGCCGCCGAACACGCCCTTGCGCGAGGCGCTGACCGTGACCGCCGTAGCGCGCGCCGCCGCTTTGACGCGGCTTGGCAACAATTACCTGCCGGTCGGCGAGGTGCTGGATGAAAAAGCCTTCGTGAACGGCTTGGTCGGTTTGATGGCCACCGGCGGCTCGACCAATCTGGTGATCCACCTTCCGGCGATGGCGCGGGCAGCGGGGATTCACCTGACGCTCGAAGATTTCCACGACATCTCCGAAGCGGTTCCGCTGATGGCGCGGGTTTATCCAAATGGTCTTGCCGATGTGAACCACTTCCACGCCGCAGGCGGATTGGGCTTCATGATTGCGAGTCTGCTCGATGCCGGACTGCTGCACGAAGACGTTCAAACCGTCGCCGGCTCCGGCCTTCATCATTATACGCAAGAGCCTCGCCTGTCGGGCGACACTCTCTCCTGGGCCGAAGGCGCGCCGGACAGTCTCAACGACAAGATCCTGCGCCCCGCCCGCACGCCCTTTGCGCCAATCGGCGGCGTGAAGCTGCTTCAGGGCAATCTCGGGCGCGGGGTTATCAAGGTTTCGGCGGTCGCCGCGGATCGCCATGTCATCGAGGCGCCCGCCCGGGTCTTTTCGCGACAGGACGAAGTCAAGGCCGCCTTCAAAAATGGCGAGTTCACCTCGGATTGCATTGTAGTCGTGCGCGGTCAGGGTCCGCGAGCCAATGGGATGCCTGAACTGCATGCCCTTACCCCTGTCCTTGCCGTGCTACAGGATCGTGGACTTCGGGTTGCGCTTGTTACCGACGGCCGCATGTCGGGCGCGTCCGGAAAAGTACCAGCGGCGATCCACATGTCGCCCGAAGCGGCAGATGGTGGGCCTTTGGCGCGCCTTCGCGACGGCGACCTTCTGCGCCTCGATGCCAATAGCGGCACGATCAGCTGTCTGGAGCCGGATTTCGACACCCGCCCGGTTACTCTTATCGAGACCGAAGACAGTGCCGAGGGCATGGGGCGGGAGCTTTTCAAGGCATTCCGCGCCCATGTCGGTCCTGCCACGGACGGCGCCTCGATCGTGGTTTGA
- a CDS encoding RSP_2647 family RNA methyltransferase has product MTSQLPTVRLRPKANARAIRHGFPWVFADELVTDRRTRAIAPGAFALLEDEERRPLGVVTVNPNSKIIGRMMDQNPEAEIDGTWLRAKIARALALRERLYDQPFYRLVHAEADGLPGTIIDRFGDVAVIQPNAAWADRMIADLAEALREVTGVSTVIMNGQGRVRGLEGLDERTEILSGQIAGPVEVPMNGATYLADVIGGQKTGLFYDQRPNHAFAQRLAKGARVLDVFSHVGGFGLAMLAGGARKATCVDGSAAALALAGQGAERMGMADRFTARQGDAFAVLEALAEEGAEFDVVICDPPAFAPSKPALEAGLRAYERVARLAAPLVAPGGYLGLCSCSHAVDLAAFRNSSARGIGRGGRRMQLLHSGQAGPDHPTLPQLAETGYLKALFFRLDG; this is encoded by the coding sequence ATGACTTCTCAACTCCCTACCGTCCGCCTGCGTCCGAAAGCCAATGCCCGTGCAATCCGCCACGGTTTCCCTTGGGTTTTCGCCGATGAGCTGGTGACCGACCGCCGCACCCGCGCCATTGCGCCGGGGGCTTTCGCGCTGCTTGAGGATGAGGAGCGTCGTCCCTTGGGCGTCGTGACCGTCAATCCGAATTCGAAGATCATCGGCCGGATGATGGATCAAAATCCCGAGGCAGAGATCGACGGAACCTGGCTGCGCGCCAAGATTGCGCGGGCTCTTGCCCTGCGCGAGCGGCTTTATGACCAACCCTTCTACCGCCTCGTCCATGCCGAGGCCGATGGGCTGCCCGGCACGATCATCGACCGTTTCGGCGATGTGGCGGTGATCCAGCCGAATGCGGCTTGGGCGGATCGGATGATCGCGGATCTGGCCGAGGCTCTGCGTGAGGTCACCGGCGTCTCGACCGTGATCATGAACGGTCAGGGCCGGGTGCGCGGTCTTGAGGGGTTGGACGAGCGGACCGAGATTCTGTCGGGCCAGATCGCGGGGCCGGTCGAGGTGCCGATGAATGGCGCGACCTATCTGGCCGATGTGATCGGTGGGCAGAAGACCGGGCTTTTCTATGACCAGCGCCCGAACCATGCCTTCGCGCAGCGTCTTGCGAAGGGCGCGCGGGTGCTTGACGTCTTTTCCCATGTCGGCGGCTTTGGGCTGGCGATGCTGGCGGGCGGGGCGCGCAAGGCGACTTGTGTCGATGGCTCGGCGGCGGCTTTGGCCTTGGCCGGGCAGGGGGCAGAGCGCATGGGCATGGCCGATCGCTTCACTGCGCGGCAGGGCGATGCTTTTGCGGTCCTTGAGGCCTTGGCCGAGGAAGGCGCGGAATTCGACGTGGTGATCTGCGATCCGCCAGCTTTCGCGCCCTCGAAACCCGCGCTTGAGGCCGGGCTGCGCGCCTATGAGCGGGTGGCGCGGCTTGCGGCGCCTCTGGTGGCGCCGGGCGGTTATCTTGGGCTGTGCTCGTGTTCCCATGCTGTGGATCTGGCCGCGTTCCGCAACTCCAGCGCGCGCGGCATTGGTCGGGGCGGGCGGCGGATGCAGCTTTTGCACAGCGGGCAAGCGGGGCCGGACCATCCGACGCTGCCGCAGCTTGCCGAGACCGGCTATCTCAAGGCGCTGTTCTTCCGGCTCGATGGATGA